The Pseudomonas fragi DNA window CAACCACACTTGCCAGCCTTCACGGATCTTTTGCTCGGCGACTTTGGCGTAGTGCTCGGACGGCCAGCGCTTGGACTCGCCGAATTCGGCACCCGGGCACAGCGCCAGCACCGGACGGTCCAGCTCCAGGCCAAACTTGGCCAGGGCGCCGGCTCGGCTTTGCGGGTCAATCTGCAAATCGGGGCGCGGGTATGGCTTGGGCAGGTCAGCGCCCGGCTCATAGGCCAGGGCCATAAAGCGCTCGATCATCAACGGGTAACGTTGTTTGTCGAGCTTGCGCACATCGTTAAGCAGGCCGTAGCGGAACTCGCCGCGCCAGCCGGTACGCGTGGGAATGCCCGCAAAAAACGGCACCAGTGCCGATTTCAGCGAGTTGGGCAACAAAATTGCCTGATCGTACTGGCCCTTGAGGGACTTGCCGATCTTGCGTCGCGTGGCCAGTTCGAGCGCGCCATGACCGAGCGGGAAGCTCAAGGCCTTGCGGACTTCAGGCATGCGCTCAAGGATGGGCCGGCTCCACTCGGGAGCCAGCACATCGATTTCGCACTGCGGGTGGCGCTGTTTGAGGCACTGGAACAGTGTCTGCGCCATCACCATGTCACCGACCCAGCTGGGCCCAACGATCAAAATATTCATAAGTTTCCATAAACAAGCAAGGGAGGCATTCGCCTCCCTGCTGTGATGCTATGCCGACATTACTTGACCAGTGTACGCCACTCTGGATGGTCCGTAGTCTTGCCGGTCACCAGGTCAAAGTAAGCCTTTTGCAGTTGTTCGGTGATCGGGCCACGGCGGCCGATCCCGATTTGACGCCCGTCGACTTCGCGAATCGGCGTCACTTCAGCGGCAGTGCCGGTAAAGAACGCTTCGTCGGCGATATACACCTCGTCGCGGGTGATGCGTTTTTCAACAAACTTGTACCCCAGCTCAGTGGCCAGGGTCAGGATCGTGCTGCGGGTAATGCCGTTCAGGCAGGCCGTCACGTCCGGGGTGTAGATCACGCCATCCTTGACCAGGAATACGTTTTCGCCCGAGCCTTCAGCCACAAAACCTTCGGGATCGAGCAACAGCGCTTCGTCGGCACCGCCGGAAATCGCTTCCTGCAGGGCCAGCATCGAGTTGATGTAATGACCGTTGGCCTTGGCCCGGGTCATGGAGATGTTCACATGATGGCGGGTAAAGGAGCTGGTACGCACCTTGATCCCGACTTCCAGGGCTTCGGCGCCCATATAGGCACCCCAGCTCCACGGCGCGATGATCACATGGACTTTCAGGCCGGTAGCACGCAGCCCCATCGCTTCGGAGCCGTAGAACACCATCGGGCGGATGTAAGCGCTGTCGAGGTTGTTTTCACGCACCGCAATGCGGGTCGCTTCGTTGATTTCGTCTTTGCTGAACGGGATCTTCATGCCCATGATGTGGGCCGAATCGAACAGGCGGTCAGTGTGCGCCTGCAAGCGGAAAATCGCCGCGCCCTGCGGGGTTTCGTAAGCGCGCACACCTTCAAACACGCCCATGCCGTAGTGCAATGTATGGGTCAGCACATGGGTCGTGGCATCGCGCCACGGCACCAGCTTGCCGTCATACCAGATCACACCATCACGATCAGCCATCGACATCATTACGCTCCTCAAAGAATCCAGCACCCGCACCACAAGGCGTCAGGCAAATTGGACGGGGCTTATGGACCCGCCGGATACGTTCTTACAGCTTTAACTCTGTGTGTGAGCCAGCAACCTAGCTCAATCCTAGCTCGGACCAGATGCGTCGCACGTGTTGACGCTCGACGACAAATTGATCCCCCGTGACCACCCCGGCCTCCTTTTGCAAGGCTTGGCGGTGGGCGACGGCGCGAAAGGCCTTGTACGCCTCGCGCAACAGGCTGGCATCGGTGGCGGGCATCAGCCCGACCTGTTCCAGCCCTTCCAGAATGCGGATATTGTCGGTGTAGCGCAGTAACGCCGGGTGTTCCCTGGACCACGCCAGGGCCGCGTATTGCACCATAAATTCAATATCGACGATACCTCCGGCGTCCTGCTTAAGGTCGAATGGCACAGTGGCCTCATAGGCATTTTCGGCAGTACCTGCGGCGGTTATCCGCGTGCCCAGGTTGTCGCGCATCTTGGCGCGCATCTCGCTGACCTCCTGGCGCAAGGTCGGCAAATCCCGCTCGCGGCCCAACACACTGGCACGCACCTGCTCAAACGCCGCCCCCACCTGCTTGCAGCCCACCAGCACGCGAGCACGCACCAGTGCCTGATGCTCCCAGGTCCAGGCTTCGTTTTCCTGATAGCGCTCAAAGGCACCGAGCGAACTGACCAGCAACCCCGAAGCGCCTGACGGGCGCAGGCGCATATCAACGTCATACAGCTGCCCGGAGTTGGTTTGCGCCGTCAGTAAATGGATGATCCGCTGGCCCAGGCGGGTGAAAAACTGCGCGCCGTCGATGGGCTTGGCGCCGTCGGTTTCGGCATTCGGGTCGCCATCGTGGATAAACACCAGGTCCAGATCCGAGCCATGCCCCAGCTCGATACCGCCCACCTTGCCGTAGCCGACAATAATAAAGCCGGGGTCGCACAGGCTGCCGTCGGTACGCTGCGGGGTGCCGTACTTGGCCACGGTCTGGCGCCAGGCCAGGGCCAATACTTGTTCCAGAATGGCTTCGGCCAACCACGTCAGGTAATCGCTGACCTTCATTAAAGGCAGGCTGCCGGAGATTTCCGATGCCGCGACCCGCAAACGGTGGGCCAGCTTGAAGTTGCGCAGGGCTTCCATTTGTTGCTCAAGGTCGTCCTCGGGAATGCGCGTCAAGCGTTCGCACAACTCGGCGGCCAGCTCAGGGGCCAGCGGTGGCTTGAACAGGCGGCGTTCATTGAGCAGCTCATCGAGCAGCAACGGGAAACGGGTAATCTGCTCGGCGATCCACGGGCTGGCCGCGCACAGCGTCAGCAAGCGGCGCAGAGCGTCGGGGTTTTCGGTCAGCAACACTAAATAAGCAGAACGCCGGGCTACCGCCTCGACCAGCGGCAACACCCGCTCCAGCACCAGATCGGGGTTGGCGTGCTCAACGGCCTGGGCCAGCAATCTCGGGATGAAAGCATCCAGACGCTCGCGGCCCAAGCGCTGCATGGAGCGCAGCTGCGGACTGGAACGCAGGGCAGCCAGTTGCTTGAGGGCTTTGGGCGCATCGACAAACCCGGCTTCTTCAAGCTGGACACAAGCGGCGGCATCGTCCTGAACTTCTTCCCACAGCGGCAACCACTCCCCACCGACAATCAGCTCGCCTTCGTCGATGACCTCTTCTTCATCCGGGTCGGCAATGACCTGACGGAAGTGCCAGTCGATACGCCCACGCCATGCCATCAATTGCTCATGGAATGCCGCCCAGCTGTCAAAACCCATCATAAAGGCGATGCGAGCCTGATCCTGCTGATTGTCGGGCAGCATTTGAGTCTGGCGGTCGGCAATGGCCTGAATCGCATGCTCGGTGTACCGCAGGAACTCATAACCTTCGCGCAGCTCGCTGACCACCTCTGCAGGCAAATAACCCTGGCCTTCCAGAATGGTCAGGACTTTGAGCAGCGGTCGTTGTTGCAGGCTGAGGTCTCGGCCGCCGTGGATCAGCTGGAAAGCCTGGGCGATAAACTCCACTTCACGGATGCCGCCCGCCCCCAGCTTGATGTTGTCGGCCATGCCTTTGCGTCGCACTTCCTGCTGGATCAGCTGCTTCATGGTGCGCAGCGCCTCAATCGCCGAGAAATCGAGGTAGCGGCGATACACAAACGGACGCAACAGGCTGAGCAGCTGTGCGCCCATGACCTGATCACCGGCCACGACCCGGGCCTTGATCATCGCGTAGCGTTCCCAGTCGCGCCCCTGATCCTGGTAGTACTGCTCCAGCGCATTGAAGCTGAGCACCAGCGCACCGGACGAGCCATAAGGACGCAGGCGCATGTCGACGCGAAATACAAAACCGTCGACGGTCATCGGGTCCAGTGCCTTGATCAGGCGCTGGCCCAGGCGGATAAAGAACTCCTGATTGTCCAGCGGGCGCTTGGCCCCTGCGGTTTCACCACCCTCAGGGTAGGCAAAGATCAGGTCGATGTCCGAAGACAGGTTCAACTCCACGGCACCGAGCTTGCCCATGCCCAGGATCACCATCTCCTGTGGCTCCCCACTGCGGTTGCCGACGGGGGTGCCAAACTGCTGGCAATGCCGTTGATACAACCAGCGATAGGCCTGGTCGATGCTGGCATCGGCCATGTCCGACAGGTCGC harbors:
- the glnE gene encoding bifunctional [glutamate--ammonia ligase]-adenylyl-L-tyrosine phosphorylase/[glutamate--ammonia-ligase] adenylyltransferase yields the protein MSLPSLAPIPALLQPLASRAEQSWRAAVAGLEGGQGLDAWSPERWSAFNRVSAASDFFIEQSLRDPLMLLELAHSGELDRSFGPGELCGQIAAAAQAASSDDELGRALRRQRTRQQIRIIWRDLNRQADLIETCRDLSDMADASIDQAYRWLYQRHCQQFGTPVGNRSGEPQEMVILGMGKLGAVELNLSSDIDLIFAYPEGGETAGAKRPLDNQEFFIRLGQRLIKALDPMTVDGFVFRVDMRLRPYGSSGALVLSFNALEQYYQDQGRDWERYAMIKARVVAGDQVMGAQLLSLLRPFVYRRYLDFSAIEALRTMKQLIQQEVRRKGMADNIKLGAGGIREVEFIAQAFQLIHGGRDLSLQQRPLLKVLTILEGQGYLPAEVVSELREGYEFLRYTEHAIQAIADRQTQMLPDNQQDQARIAFMMGFDSWAAFHEQLMAWRGRIDWHFRQVIADPDEEEVIDEGELIVGGEWLPLWEEVQDDAAACVQLEEAGFVDAPKALKQLAALRSSPQLRSMQRLGRERLDAFIPRLLAQAVEHANPDLVLERVLPLVEAVARRSAYLVLLTENPDALRRLLTLCAASPWIAEQITRFPLLLDELLNERRLFKPPLAPELAAELCERLTRIPEDDLEQQMEALRNFKLAHRLRVAASEISGSLPLMKVSDYLTWLAEAILEQVLALAWRQTVAKYGTPQRTDGSLCDPGFIIVGYGKVGGIELGHGSDLDLVFIHDGDPNAETDGAKPIDGAQFFTRLGQRIIHLLTAQTNSGQLYDVDMRLRPSGASGLLVSSLGAFERYQENEAWTWEHQALVRARVLVGCKQVGAAFEQVRASVLGRERDLPTLRQEVSEMRAKMRDNLGTRITAAGTAENAYEATVPFDLKQDAGGIVDIEFMVQYAALAWSREHPALLRYTDNIRILEGLEQVGLMPATDASLLREAYKAFRAVAHRQALQKEAGVVTGDQFVVERQHVRRIWSELGLS
- a CDS encoding branched-chain amino acid transaminase, with product MSMADRDGVIWYDGKLVPWRDATTHVLTHTLHYGMGVFEGVRAYETPQGAAIFRLQAHTDRLFDSAHIMGMKIPFSKDEINEATRIAVRENNLDSAYIRPMVFYGSEAMGLRATGLKVHVIIAPWSWGAYMGAEALEVGIKVRTSSFTRHHVNISMTRAKANGHYINSMLALQEAISGGADEALLLDPEGFVAEGSGENVFLVKDGVIYTPDVTACLNGITRSTILTLATELGYKFVEKRITRDEVYIADEAFFTGTAAEVTPIREVDGRQIGIGRRGPITEQLQKAYFDLVTGKTTDHPEWRTLVK
- the waaF gene encoding lipopolysaccharide heptosyltransferase II, with the protein product MNILIVGPSWVGDMVMAQTLFQCLKQRHPQCEIDVLAPEWSRPILERMPEVRKALSFPLGHGALELATRRKIGKSLKGQYDQAILLPNSLKSALVPFFAGIPTRTGWRGEFRYGLLNDVRKLDKQRYPLMIERFMALAYEPGADLPKPYPRPDLQIDPQSRAGALAKFGLELDRPVLALCPGAEFGESKRWPSEHYAKVAEQKIREGWQVWLFGSKNDHGVGEEIRSRLIPGLREESVNLSGETSLAEAIDLLSCADAVVSNDSGLMHVAAALNRPLVAVYGSTSPGFTPPLADKVEIVRLGLDCSPCFDRTCRFGHYNCLRELMPHLVVEALQRLQGSPVEVN